The genomic segment CAGGGGGCCGCCGATCTGCACCGCGCGCACCGGTCGACCGCTGCGGGTGCCACCGCCAAAGTCTTCAATGATTTCGCGCACGGTCACGCCGAAGGCCTTTTCGATCAGGCCGCCGCGTTTCACGTTGCCGGCCAGTTGTATCGCCAAGGTGCCGCGTGAGCGACCTCGCCCAAAGTCGCGGTAATGGGCGGCGCCACGCGCCAAAATCTCCGGCACGGCGGCGAGGGTGAGCACGTTGTTGACCGCCGTCGGCTGGCCGAACAGGCCGTTGATGGCTGGCAGCGGCGGCTTGGCGCGCACCTGCCCGCGACGGCCTTCCAGCGAGTCGAGCAGGGCGGTTTCTTCGCCGCAGATATAGGCGCCCGCACCGAGACGCACCTCCAGATCAAACCGTTTGCCGCTGCCGCAAACATCGACCCCGAGATAGCCCGCTTCATAGGCCGCCGACAGGGCGACGGTCAGCGCGCGATGCGCGTGCGGGTATTCCGAGCGCAGGTAGATAAACCCCTGTGTGGCACCGGTGGCCAGGGCGGCGAGGGTCATGCCTTCGATCAGGCTGAAGGGATCGCCCTCCATCAGCATGCGGTCGGCGAAGGTGCCGGAATCGCCCTCGTCGGCATTGCAGACGATGTATTTCTGCTGGCGCGGGTCGTCGCGATCGGGGCCGACGACGACCGGCGCCTCCAGCACCGTCTTCCACTTGATGCCGGTGGGAAACGCCGCACCGCCGCGCCCGCGCAGGCCAGATTCTGTGACGGCTTCGACGATGGCCTCGGGGGTCATCGTCAACGCTTTCTCCAGACCGGCGTAACCCCCATGCCGACGGTAGTCCGCGAGGCTGCGCGGATCGACCACCCCGCAGCGCGCAAAGCTGAGTCGCTCCTGCTGCCGCATCCACGGCAGTTGCCCGGTCGGCCCCAGCCGCAAGGCGTGCGCGCCCCCGTAATGGAACCCGGCGGCGAACAGGCCGGGCACGTCATCCGCCGTGACCGGGCCGTAGGCCAGGCGGCCCTGGTCGGTGTCGACCTCCACCAGCGGCTCCAGCCAGTGCATGCCGCGCGAGCCGTTGCGGATCAGTTCAACGCTCAGCCCCGCTTGGCCGGCATGCGCGTTAATGGCTGCCGCGACGGCGTCAGCGCCCACCGAGCAGGCGGTGGCATCGCCGGGGACGTAGATGCGGGAGCCGGTCATGGTGAAGCACCCCAAAAGCAGAAGCGTTCAACGCAAAGGCGCGAAGGGGTGAAGCAAGGACGCAAAGAAAAGCCCAAGCAAGGAAACACAACAACAAAAAATCTTTGTGTCCTTTCTTTTTTTTCTTTGCGCCTTTGCGTTGAACCGCTTTTGACCCAGCTCATGGCGCTTGCCCCAGCAGCCGCTCCAGCCCTTGCGGCGTGACCCGTCCGTGCAGGCGCCCGTCGATCATCACCGATGGTCCCAGCGCGCAGTTGCCGAGGCAATACACGGGTTCGAGGGTGACGCGGCCGTCGGGGGTGGTCGTGTGCAGGTCGATGCCGAGTTGCTCGCGCAGGTGGGTTTCCAGAGCCCGTGCGCCGACCGCCTGACAGGCCTCGGCGCGGCAGAGCTTGACCACCCGCTGCCCCGGCGGCTGCTCGCGGAAGTCGTGATAGAAACTGATCACGCCGTGCACTTCGGCGCGGGTGAGGTTCAGCCCGTAGGCGATCAGCGGCACGGTGCGTGGCGGCACACAGCCCAGCCGCGCCTGCACCGCGTGCAGCACCTCGATCAGGCCGCCCGGCTTGGGGCCTTGTTCACGCACTGCCGTGTGCACGGCCTCGCGTTCTAGGGGCGGCAGGTCGGCGCCGGGCGCAACCTGGATGGCAATCACCCGGTCACGGCGCTTGCCGCTGCGCGGCGGAGTCCCTGAATATGTCTCCTCAAGCATATGGGCATCCCGATGGGTGGCCTTGATTCTTTGACTGATTCTGATCCCGAAAGCCCGCAGCACCCAACAATTGGCGGTGCTGGCCCACTTTAATCGGCTTTCAAAAGCCGATATAAAGCGAACAGCGTTCAACGCAAAGGCGCAAAGAGGTGAACCAAGGACGCAAAGAAAAAGCCAAGGCAAGAAAGCCGAGAGAAAATCAAAGAAA from the Polycyclovorans algicola TG408 genome contains:
- a CDS encoding formate dehydrogenase beta subunit, with product MTGSRIYVPGDATACSVGADAVAAAINAHAGQAGLSVELIRNGSRGMHWLEPLVEVDTDQGRLAYGPVTADDVPGLFAAGFHYGGAHALRLGPTGQLPWMRQQERLSFARCGVVDPRSLADYRRHGGYAGLEKALTMTPEAIVEAVTESGLRGRGGAAFPTGIKWKTVLEAPVVVGPDRDDPRQQKYIVCNADEGDSGTFADRMLMEGDPFSLIEGMTLAALATGATQGFIYLRSEYPHAHRALTVALSAAYEAGYLGVDVCGSGKRFDLEVRLGAGAYICGEETALLDSLEGRRGQVRAKPPLPAINGLFGQPTAVNNVLTLAAVPEILARGAAHYRDFGRGRSRGTLAIQLAGNVKRGGLIEKAFGVTVREIIEDFGGGTRSGRPVRAVQIGGPLGAYWPPEKFDTPLDYEAFIEAGGMVGHGGIVVFDDSVNLAEQARYAMEFCAIESCGKCTPCRIGSVRGVEVIDRLTAGDATQETLLRDLCDTLTHGSLCAMGGMTPIPVLSALDHFAGDFRKAFNAKAQR
- a CDS encoding formate dehydrogenase subunit gamma, whose protein sequence is MLEETYSGTPPRSGKRRDRVIAIQVAPGADLPPLEREAVHTAVREQGPKPGGLIEVLHAVQARLGCVPPRTVPLIAYGLNLTRAEVHGVISFYHDFREQPPGQRVVKLCRAEACQAVGARALETHLREQLGIDLHTTTPDGRVTLEPVYCLGNCALGPSVMIDGRLHGRVTPQGLERLLGQAP